From Astyanax mexicanus isolate ESR-SI-001 chromosome 13, AstMex3_surface, whole genome shotgun sequence, the proteins below share one genomic window:
- the LOC103047614 gene encoding specifically androgen-regulated gene protein: MPASDTWPCKDAMEPLVSMNSASSCDSMVSTNSGFSDDSMEHLSAEERACLMFLEETIEALEAEDDSGVSNDEPDVLSPATKVDHLRPGGQTKAEELSSHYDPNKILGKDHKPNGLPTQLVLTNGNESGEPAKLPPNPTTVEPIADESDELADLPPAFIPEPPVMADPSSDSKTKECPPKTQLEPMLDQMPKTQKFISVPSDMLMELIPPPSDFMDEPEPAPPVPTQPPKQSQLQPRTQSLAQVQVKPQTQAPSEHQAKLQTQAPSQDLAKPQPQTHAPSQDLAKPQTQPQTQAPSQDLAKPQTPPQTQAQTKPQNQSQPQPQLPLQLQAQPPSDSITIAPPLGFGGQAEDDHAQSTVTSSPRGPLSPTQLDVLRKKASLKKAPEKAPIVRPSGQKVSNQASFSVYSTEGHPPTAVGHSQPKSPPAVAPKPKKLSPKIVLKSHKDSVPGHSLVSSGDRMMNPQKVHIEALKKLGLLKADETDSAPSLSSSPPHRIPPPSTFNTTTVPPSGDAAHETKLAEVEAQGKMILPAQSNPENDGRGSPVIPRESRKNFEIKSASLERPKMGLKSVTADHSSLIMNQEKNQEKTNLELSPGQLRRSRSRPASAGSQKEMGIDQLSSNSGKEQDVRRSLGSSPIPPLVQPSTDSQVPSRSHGMISVVFTPQSKNGEERRQALKRLGLI; the protein is encoded by the exons TGTGACAGCATGGTCAGCACCAACTCTGGCTTT AGTGACGACAGTATGGAGCACCTCTCAGCTGAGGAACGAGCATGCCTAATGTTCCTGGAAGAGACAATCGAAGCTTTGGAGGCAGAAGATGACAGTGGTGTTTCCAATGATGAACCAGACGTCTTGAGTCCGGCAACAAAGGTGGACCACCTTAGGCCTGGTGGCCAAACCAAAGCAGAGG AGTTATCGTCGCATTACGACCCCAACAAGATTTTGGGAAAGGACCATAAACCAAACGGTTTGCCAACTCAACTAGTTCTAACCAATGGCAATGAATCTGGTGAACCTGCCAAATTACCTCCAAATCCAACAACAGTTGAACCAATTGCTGACGAATCAGATGAACTAGCTGATTTGCCGCCAGCTTTCATACCCGAGCCTCCAGTTATGGCTGATCCCTCCAGTGATTCAAAAACTAAAGAATGCCCTCCTAAGACCCAGCTGGAACCCATGCTGGATCAAATGCCCAAGACTCAGAAGTTCATTAGTGTTCCATCTGATATGCTAATGGAGCTGATTCCTCCTCCTTCAGACTTTATGGATGAGCCAGAACCTGCTCCACCAGTACCAACACAGCCCCCTAAACAAAGTCAACTACAACCTCGGACACAATCTCTAGCACAAGTTCAAGTAAAACCCCAAACACAAGCCCCATCAGAACATCAGGCTAAACTTCAAACACAAGCCCCATCACAGGATCTGGCTAAACCCCAACCTCAAACACATGCCCCATCACAAGATCTGGCAAAACCTCAAACACAACCTCAAACGCAAGCCCCATCACAAGATCTGGCCAAACCTCAAACACCACCTCAAACACAGGCCCAGACCAAACCTCAAAACCAATCTCAACCTCAGCCTCAGCTTCCACTCCAACTACAGGCACAACCGCCTTCAGATAGCATCACAATTGCTCCTCCACTGGGTTTTGGTGGGCAAGCTGAAGATGATCATGCTCAAAGCACAGTAACGTCATCTCCAAGAGGGCCACTGTCTCCAACACAACTGGACGTTTTGCGCAAAAAGGCCTCACTAAAGAAAGCCCCTGAAAAAGCACCTATAGTACGACCATCTGGTCAGAAGGTGTCAAATCAGGCCAGTTTTTCTGTTTATTCAACTGAAGGACATCCTCCTACTGCAGTAGGCCACAGCCAACCTAAAAGCCCACCAGCTGTGGCACCCAAACCCAAGAAACTGTCTCCCAAAATTGTCCTTAAAAGCCATAAAGACTCTGTGCCTGGTCATTCTCTTGTTTCATCAGGTGATCGCATGATGAACCCACAGAAGGTTCACATTGAGGCCTTGAAAAAACTGGGCTTGCTGAAGGCTGACGAGACAGACTCTGCCCCCAGTCTCAGCTCCAGTCCaccacacagaatccctcctccTTCTACCTTTAACACAACCACAGTGCCACCATCTGGAGATGCAGCCCACGAGACGAAGCTTGCAGAAGTGGAGGCACAAGGGAAAATGATTTTACCTGCACAATCAAATCCTGAAAATGACGGAAGAGGAAGTCCAGTGATCCCAAGAGAGAGTCGAAAAAACTTTGAGATCAAATCAGCATCCCTGGAGCGTCCAAAGATGGGTCTTAAAAGCGTAACAGCAGACCATTCCTCTCTCATAATGAACCAGGAGAAGAATCAAGAGAAGACTAATCTAGAGCTGTCCCCTGGACAGTTGCGAAGGAGCCGATCCAGACCGGCTTCTGCAGGGAGTCAGAAGGAGATGGGTATTGATCAACTGTCTTCTAATTCAGGCAAAGAACAAGATGTCAGGAGGTCTCTGGGCTCCTCGCCCATTCCTCCTCTAGTGCAGCCAAGCACAGACTCGCAGGTGCCTTCACGTTCCCACGGCATGATCAGTGTGGTATTTACCCCACAAAGCAAGAACGGGGAAGAGCGCAGGCAGGCTCTGAAGAGACTGGGACTGATTTAG